From the Lysinibacillus fusiformis genome, the window ATTAGGCGGTTATTTATATCTAGAGAATGTACTAGCTCCACAAGAAAAACATCAATTAGTAATTGGTCAAGGACATACGATCAATAGACCAGGGATTCTTTATGTGACGATTACACCTGATGGAGAGAACGCCGTTATTGAAGTAGCAGGAGCAGCAGTTATTTCAGTAGAGGGGAAAATACTCTTATAAAAATATTTTTCTGAATTTTCCGCATTAATAATCATCATAAAATAAAACTTCTCTAAATTCTTCACTTAAATTTAGAGAAGTCTTATTTATGCCAAAAGAAGATTGTAGTGGTTAGTTTAATGCATTTAAATGCGTTTTTAAGAATTGCATAAATGGTTGCTCGATTAGATCGGATTTTCGTGAGCAAATAAATAAACTTTGCTGAATAGCCGCCTGCTCAACATACACTTGAGCAAGTTTCCCGTTTGTTATACTTTCGGCCACACTATAGGACGGAGCTAAAGTCATGCCATACCCCGCTTCCACTACTTTGATGGATTCATGTAAGCCCTGCATTTGAAGTCCTAGATTAGGTAAAGGCGCATTAAACGTGTAAAAAATGGACTCCAATAAATCGAGTGTCGAGCTACCACGTTCCCGATAAATAAAGTCTTCGTTCGATAATTCATAAATGGAGACCGTTTGATTTGCGAGAGGATGTAAAGGATGGACTATAAACCAAAACGGGATATCCAATACCTTTTCAAACTGTAAATCTTTATGGCCTATTTTACTTTGAACGACGAAACCAAAATCTACTTCATAATTTAGAACTTGTTCTTCCACAGATTGAACATTGCCTAACGATACAAAAAATTCAATTTGAGGATGAGCAAGCTTGTACTTAGCTATGATAGGCGGAAGTATATAATTAATAGGGATGTAAGAGGACGCAATATGTATTTTATCTTCCTTTGCTAAAAATTTACCGAGCTTCTCATCGATTTGTGCTTCTAAATAAAATAAACGCATGCCTTGCTCGTATAAAAACTTCCCCTCTGGCGTTAATTGAATGCCACGTCCTTTGCCTTCAATCAATTTAGCCCCTATTTCATTCTCTAATTTTCGAATTTGAATGGTGACAGCAGGTTGACTAAGTAGCATACTATTCGCTGCTGCAGTAATGCCACCAAGCTTGGCTACATTCGTAAAGATCCTCAATGCATGTAAATTCATTCCATTCACACCTTTCTATCCATAAATTTAATTTATGAATAAGTAATAATTATATATTTGTTTTATGTATAGTTTATCAGTAATTTAAGTATAGAGGTGATTGAATGGAAATTTTACTACAGGAATGGTTATCAGTAAAAGGAATGATTTTGTTTACAATTGGTTTACTCGCAGCCATAATAGGTGTTTT encodes:
- a CDS encoding LysR family transcriptional regulator; the protein is MNLHALRIFTNVAKLGGITAAANSMLLSQPAVTIQIRKLENEIGAKLIEGKGRGIQLTPEGKFLYEQGMRLFYLEAQIDEKLGKFLAKEDKIHIASSYIPINYILPPIIAKYKLAHPQIEFFVSLGNVQSVEEQVLNYEVDFGFVVQSKIGHKDLQFEKVLDIPFWFIVHPLHPLANQTVSIYELSNEDFIYRERGSSTLDLLESIFYTFNAPLPNLGLQMQGLHESIKVVEAGYGMTLAPSYSVAESITNGKLAQVYVEQAAIQQSLFICSRKSDLIEQPFMQFLKTHLNALN